The Rhodothermales bacterium genome has a segment encoding these proteins:
- a CDS encoding NYN domain-containing protein translates to MSSDNNIAVYVDFENVALGLRDRDQPDFDVEIVLEKLLEKGRILVKNAYCDWSSYQGARRPLHEAGFVLVEIPHARWSGKNSADIRMVVDALDLCYTRPHIDVFALVTGDSDFTPLVGKLREQGKRVIGIGVRDSSSKLLIESCDDFWYYDEIAGSRVPEEPEANGEKEKGKPSRTRLFKRLAATAHSMIDDRGEAVWASHVKQVFKRKQPNFSEGFYGFSSFSELLEEASRKGFLEIERDKNSGGHRIRSATSRPGNSK, encoded by the coding sequence ATGAGTTCAGACAACAATATTGCGGTATACGTAGACTTTGAAAATGTCGCCCTTGGGCTGAGGGACCGCGATCAGCCCGATTTTGATGTAGAGATTGTGCTCGAGAAGCTCCTGGAAAAGGGGCGCATACTGGTTAAGAACGCCTACTGCGACTGGTCGTCGTACCAGGGCGCGCGGCGCCCGCTCCACGAGGCCGGGTTTGTGCTGGTGGAGATCCCTCACGCCCGGTGGTCCGGCAAGAATTCAGCCGACATCCGCATGGTCGTGGACGCGCTCGACCTGTGCTACACGCGGCCGCACATCGACGTGTTCGCCCTTGTAACCGGTGATTCGGACTTCACGCCGCTTGTCGGAAAGCTCAGAGAGCAGGGCAAACGGGTTATCGGCATCGGGGTGCGAGACTCCAGCTCAAAGCTTCTCATCGAGTCCTGTGACGACTTCTGGTACTACGACGAGATTGCCGGCAGCCGCGTGCCGGAGGAGCCGGAGGCGAACGGTGAGAAAGAGAAAGGAAAACCTTCCCGCACCCGCCTGTTCAAGCGCCTGGCAGCCACCGCCCACTCCATGATCGACGATCGCGGCGAAGCAGTGTGGGCATCGCACGTAAAACAGGTCTTCAAGCGCAAACAGCCCAACTTTTCGGAGGGTTTCTACGGGTTTTCAAGCTTCAGCGAACTGCTGGAAGAGGCGAGTCGAAAGGGCTTTCTGGAGATCGAGAGGGACAAGAATTCTGGTGGCCACCGCATTCGCAGCGCCACCAGCCGACCAGGAAACAGCAAATAA
- the rpoB gene encoding DNA-directed RNA polymerase subunit beta produces MSVLKGEANRKSFGRIRPVKDYPDFLDVQLKSFSDFVQDHVPPEERAPIGLQHVFLEHFPIQDSRERYTLEFIHFQLDAPKHSVAECIAQGLSFSVPLKAKLRLSSKEDEDEDEAEEAIEQEVYLGNLPFMTERGTFIINGAERVVVSQLHRSPGVFFGQSVHPNGTELYSARVIPFRGSWIEFSTDVSNVMWAYIDRKKKLPVTTLLRALGYSTNADIVGLFDLADTAPIKTKKAFKSVVGRKLAATVTVERLTEIVDEDTGEVIEERTEREVLLPVAHEVAEEDYDLLKEAEIDKIFLIRENQDEDAMDKTSLLNTMKKDPTHTEEEALEYLYFQLRGTEAPDIDTARGVLDRLFFSDKRYDLGEVGRYRINRRLRIEESLDQLTLTRDDIIAIINELISLQNAKSNVDDIDHLSNRRVRSVGEQLASQFSLGLARMARTIKERMNLRDAEKFTPQDLVNARTVSSVINTFFGTNQLSQFMDQTNPLAELTHKRRMSALGPGGLTRERAGFEVRDVHYTHYGRLCPIETPEGPNIGLISSLCVHARVNDYGFIETPYRVVKGGIVTDEIQYLTAEEEDQAVIAQANAPIDDKGNYQNKYVKCRHQGDFPIVEPEKVQFMDIAPNQIVSPAASLIPFLEHDDANRALMGSNMQRQAVPLLRAEAPLCGTGLEGRVARDSRAVLVAEGDGAVEYVDATKVVIRYQQDDTEAALSFDDPVKTYDLTKWRRTNQDTSINQKPIVQVGQTVDRGTVLTDGFSTDQGELALGKNVLVAFMPWRGYNFEDAIVISERLVSDDVYTSVHIEEFELQVRDTKRGEEELTREIPNVSEEATKDLDERGIIRIGAEVKAGDIIVGKITPKGETDPTPEEKLLRAIFGDKAGDVKDASLKAPPGMKGVVIDTKLFSRRKLDPASKKQEQQRLSEIDQELTRNMAELNETFWKKFFSLVVGRKAVAYIDRNGQTVVPEAAKVTREMFEGVDPLTLDPRNPISADAKLNAKVKRLLRNYERRHRDVDGIAKRDKHQVQMGDELPPGIVQLAKVYVAKKRKIQVGDKMAGRHGNKGVIARIVPQEDMPFLDDGTPVDIVLNPLGVPSRMNLGQIYETLLGWAGKMLGHSFATPIFDGAKMEDVAQAMRDAGLPEDGRTQLFDGRTGEAFDQKTTVGYIYMLKLSHLVEDKIHARSIGPYSLITQQPLGGKAQFGGQRLGEMEVWALYAYGASNVLQEMLTYKSDDVQGRSKAYESIVKGENMPEAGIPESFNVLVRELQGLGLEVKLD; encoded by the coding sequence ATGTCGGTCCTAAAGGGAGAGGCGAACCGTAAGTCATTCGGTCGCATCCGTCCGGTCAAGGATTACCCGGACTTCCTGGACGTGCAGCTCAAGTCGTTCTCCGACTTCGTCCAGGATCATGTGCCACCAGAGGAGCGGGCGCCCATCGGACTCCAGCATGTTTTCCTGGAGCACTTCCCGATCCAGGATAGCCGTGAGCGCTACACCCTGGAGTTCATTCACTTTCAGCTCGACGCCCCCAAGCATTCGGTTGCCGAGTGCATTGCGCAGGGCCTGAGCTTTTCGGTGCCGCTGAAGGCCAAGCTCCGCCTGTCTTCCAAGGAAGACGAGGATGAGGACGAGGCAGAAGAGGCCATCGAACAGGAAGTCTATCTCGGCAACCTGCCGTTCATGACCGAACGTGGAACGTTCATCATCAACGGTGCCGAGCGCGTGGTGGTCTCCCAGCTGCACCGCAGCCCGGGTGTGTTCTTCGGTCAGTCCGTGCACCCGAACGGTACCGAGCTCTATTCGGCGCGCGTGATTCCCTTCCGCGGCTCCTGGATCGAGTTCTCCACGGACGTTTCCAACGTCATGTGGGCGTACATCGACCGCAAGAAGAAGCTGCCAGTCACGACGCTGCTGCGTGCCCTCGGTTACTCGACGAACGCCGACATCGTGGGCCTCTTCGATCTGGCGGATACTGCCCCGATCAAGACCAAGAAGGCGTTCAAGAGCGTGGTCGGCCGCAAGCTTGCGGCTACCGTCACGGTGGAACGTCTGACTGAGATCGTCGACGAGGACACGGGCGAAGTCATCGAGGAGCGTACCGAGCGTGAAGTGCTGCTGCCGGTCGCTCACGAGGTCGCCGAGGAGGACTACGACCTTCTCAAAGAGGCCGAGATCGACAAGATCTTCCTGATTCGCGAGAATCAGGATGAGGATGCGATGGACAAGACGTCGCTCCTCAACACGATGAAGAAGGACCCGACGCACACCGAGGAAGAGGCACTTGAGTACCTCTACTTCCAGCTGCGCGGCACCGAGGCTCCGGACATTGACACCGCCCGTGGTGTGCTGGACCGCCTCTTCTTCAGCGACAAGCGTTACGATCTCGGCGAGGTCGGTCGCTACCGGATCAACCGGCGCCTCCGCATCGAGGAGTCGCTGGACCAGCTCACGCTGACGCGCGATGACATCATCGCCATCATCAACGAGCTGATTTCCCTGCAGAACGCCAAGTCCAACGTAGACGACATCGACCACCTGTCGAACCGTCGTGTGCGTTCGGTGGGTGAGCAGCTGGCCAGCCAGTTCTCGCTTGGCCTCGCACGCATGGCGCGCACCATCAAGGAGCGCATGAACCTGCGTGACGCGGAGAAATTCACGCCGCAGGATCTGGTCAATGCGCGCACGGTGTCCAGCGTGATCAACACGTTCTTCGGCACCAACCAGCTGAGCCAGTTCATGGATCAGACCAACCCGCTGGCGGAGTTGACGCACAAGCGTCGTATGTCCGCGCTGGGTCCCGGTGGTCTGACCAGGGAGCGTGCCGGCTTCGAGGTTCGTGACGTGCATTACACGCACTACGGCCGTCTCTGCCCGATTGAGACCCCTGAGGGTCCGAACATCGGTCTGATTTCGAGCCTGTGCGTGCACGCCCGCGTTAACGACTACGGCTTCATCGAGACGCCGTATCGAGTCGTGAAGGGCGGCATCGTCACCGACGAGATCCAGTACCTGACCGCCGAGGAGGAGGATCAGGCCGTCATCGCCCAGGCAAATGCGCCCATCGATGACAAGGGCAACTACCAGAACAAGTACGTCAAGTGTCGTCACCAGGGTGACTTCCCGATCGTGGAGCCCGAGAAAGTCCAGTTCATGGACATCGCTCCGAACCAGATCGTGTCGCCTGCGGCATCGCTGATCCCGTTCCTGGAGCACGACGACGCCAACCGTGCCCTCATGGGCTCGAACATGCAGCGCCAGGCGGTGCCGCTGCTACGCGCCGAGGCGCCGCTTTGCGGAACCGGCCTCGAAGGGCGCGTCGCGCGGGACTCCCGTGCAGTCCTCGTGGCTGAAGGCGACGGAGCAGTCGAGTACGTGGACGCCACCAAAGTGGTGATCCGCTACCAGCAGGACGACACGGAGGCTGCCCTGTCGTTCGATGATCCGGTCAAGACCTACGATCTGACCAAGTGGCGCCGGACCAACCAGGACACCAGCATCAACCAGAAGCCCATCGTGCAGGTGGGTCAGACGGTGGATCGCGGTACGGTGCTGACGGACGGCTTCTCCACTGATCAGGGCGAGCTTGCCCTGGGCAAGAACGTGCTTGTGGCCTTTATGCCCTGGCGCGGTTACAACTTCGAGGATGCCATCGTCATCTCGGAGCGCCTGGTATCGGATGACGTCTACACCTCGGTGCACATCGAGGAGTTTGAGCTCCAGGTCCGCGATACCAAGCGTGGTGAAGAGGAGCTGACGCGCGAGATCCCGAACGTGTCCGAAGAGGCCACCAAGGATCTTGACGAGCGCGGCATCATCCGCATCGGTGCCGAGGTCAAGGCAGGCGACATCATCGTCGGCAAGATCACGCCTAAGGGCGAGACCGATCCCACGCCGGAAGAGAAACTGCTGCGTGCCATCTTCGGCGACAAGGCGGGCGATGTGAAGGATGCCTCCCTGAAGGCGCCTCCGGGCATGAAGGGTGTCGTCATCGACACGAAGCTCTTCAGCCGTCGCAAGCTGGATCCGGCTTCCAAGAAGCAGGAGCAGCAGCGCCTGTCGGAGATCGACCAGGAGCTGACCCGCAACATGGCGGAGCTGAATGAGACCTTCTGGAAGAAGTTCTTCAGCCTCGTCGTGGGCCGGAAGGCGGTAGCCTACATCGATCGCAACGGCCAGACCGTCGTGCCAGAAGCCGCGAAGGTGACCCGGGAGATGTTCGAAGGGGTGGATCCGCTCACGCTGGACCCGCGCAATCCCATCTCGGCCGATGCCAAGCTCAACGCCAAGGTCAAGCGCCTTCTGCGCAATTACGAGCGCCGCCATCGCGACGTCGACGGCATCGCCAAGCGCGACAAGCACCAGGTCCAGATGGGCGACGAACTGCCTCCGGGCATCGTGCAGCTGGCCAAGGTCTATGTCGCCAAGAAGCGCAAGATTCAGGTCGGTGACAAGATGGCCGGCCGCCACGGCAACAAGGGTGTGATTGCACGCATCGTGCCGCAGGAGGACATGCCGTTCCTGGACGACGGTACTCCGGTGGACATCGTGCTGAACCCGCTGGGCGTGCCGTCCCGAATGAACCTGGGGCAGATCTACGAGACGCTGCTGGGTTGGGCAGGCAAGATGCTCGGCCACAGCTTCGCAACGCCGATTTTCGACGGCGCGAAGATGGAGGACGTGGCACAGGCCATGCGCGATGCGGGGCTGCCGGAAGACGGCCGTACGCAGCTGTTCGATGGGCGCACCGGTGAGGCCTTCGACCAGAAGACCACCGTGGGCTACATCTACATGCTGAAGCTCAGCCACCTCGTCGAGGACAAGATCCACGCACGGTCCATCGGCCCCTACTCGCTCATTACGCAGCAGCCTCTGGGTGGAAAGGCCCAGTTCGGCGGCCAGCGTCTTGGAGAGATGGAGGTGTGGGCGCTCTACGCCTACGGTGCTTCGAACGTGCTGCAGGAGATGCTCACCTACAAGTCGGATGACGTGCAGGGACGCTCCAAGGCCTACGAAAGCATCGTCAAGGGCGAGAACATGCCCGAGGCCGGCATTCCAGAGAGCTTCAACGTGCTCGTTCGCGAGCTCCAGGGTCTCGGCCTGGAAGTGAAGCTGGACTAA
- the rplK gene encoding 50S ribosomal protein L11, with translation MAKKIDGYIKLQIKAGQANPAPPIGPALGQKGVNIMEFCKQFNAATQDKMGLVLPVVITVFADKSFSFIVKSPPAAILLKKAAKIDKGAGDPLRDKVGTVTWEQCKEIAEQKMPDLNAHDVDQGARMIAGTARSMGLKVSGAPTA, from the coding sequence ATGGCAAAGAAGATAGACGGCTACATCAAGCTGCAGATCAAGGCCGGCCAGGCCAACCCGGCGCCGCCGATCGGTCCCGCGCTCGGTCAGAAAGGCGTGAACATCATGGAGTTCTGCAAGCAGTTCAATGCTGCCACGCAGGACAAGATGGGTCTCGTCCTTCCGGTCGTGATCACAGTGTTTGCCGACAAGTCGTTCTCGTTCATCGTCAAGAGCCCGCCCGCGGCCATCCTGCTCAAGAAAGCAGCGAAGATTGACAAGGGCGCCGGCGACCCGCTTCGCGACAAGGTTGGCACGGTGACCTGGGAACAGTGCAAGGAGATTGCCGAGCAGAAAATGCCGGATCTCAACGCGCATGACGTGGATCAGGGCGCTCGCATGATCGCGGGAACGGCACGCTCCATGGGCCTGAAGGTCTCCGGCGCTCCGACGGCCTGA
- a CDS encoding copper resistance protein B → MRQIALLLLLAAVPAAAAQHMDRMVRSFVQLDELEFVGADWGQPFQWSSHAWVGNQYQRLWLKAHQDGATSHEASEVEVQALYGRIVSPFWDAQIGVRLDAERDGDAIETRAHLAVGFEGMAPYWFELEPTLYISQSGDMSAQLHVAYDLFVTQRAVLELGGGAVASAAAIPEHAVGRGLNSVSASTRLRFELERKVAPYVGWRWARSYGATADFAREDGHPDSRRALVFGLRIWR, encoded by the coding sequence ATGAGGCAGATCGCCCTGCTCCTACTGCTTGCCGCGGTTCCTGCGGCTGCGGCCCAGCACATGGACCGCATGGTGCGTTCGTTCGTCCAGCTTGACGAACTGGAATTCGTCGGTGCCGACTGGGGACAGCCGTTTCAATGGAGCTCCCACGCCTGGGTAGGTAACCAATACCAGCGGTTGTGGCTCAAGGCCCATCAGGACGGGGCGACTTCCCACGAAGCAAGTGAGGTGGAGGTGCAGGCGCTCTACGGTCGCATCGTAAGCCCCTTTTGGGACGCGCAGATAGGGGTGCGTCTGGACGCGGAGCGAGACGGCGATGCGATCGAAACCCGGGCGCACCTCGCGGTGGGGTTCGAGGGCATGGCTCCCTACTGGTTTGAGCTTGAGCCCACTCTGTACATAAGCCAGTCGGGAGATATGTCAGCGCAGCTGCACGTCGCCTATGACCTCTTCGTGACGCAGCGCGCGGTGCTGGAGCTGGGGGGCGGGGCCGTGGCCTCTGCCGCCGCCATTCCGGAACATGCGGTCGGACGCGGGCTCAACAGCGTTTCTGCCTCAACCCGACTACGCTTTGAACTCGAGCGCAAGGTGGCGCCGTATGTGGGCTGGCGATGGGCCAGGAGTTACGGAGCCACGGCCGACTTTGCTCGGGAGGACGGTCACCCGGATTCTCGGCGCGCCCTGGTGTTCGGCCTCAGGATCTGGAGGTAA
- the rplL gene encoding 50S ribosomal protein L7/L12, whose product MAEVKELAESLVNLTIKEAQELATILEEEYGIKPAAAAVAVAGPGGGAAGGEAAEEQTEFDVVLKGPGANKIKVIKEVRAITGLGLKEAKELVDGAPNNVKEAVSKDEAEALKAQLEEAGAEVELK is encoded by the coding sequence ATGGCAGAAGTCAAGGAACTCGCAGAATCCCTCGTCAACCTGACGATCAAGGAAGCCCAGGAGCTCGCCACCATCCTCGAAGAGGAGTACGGCATCAAGCCGGCCGCGGCCGCAGTTGCAGTTGCCGGTCCCGGCGGCGGCGCTGCAGGCGGTGAGGCCGCAGAAGAGCAGACCGAATTCGACGTCGTGCTCAAAGGCCCCGGCGCCAACAAGATCAAGGTCATCAAGGAGGTCCGCGCCATCACCGGCCTGGGTCTCAAAGAGGCCAAGGAGCTTGTCGACGGTGCTCCGAACAACGTCAAGGAGGCCGTCTCCAAAGACGAGGCCGAAGCACTCAAGGCCCAGCTGGAAGAGGCAGGCGCCGAAGTCGAGCTCAAGTAA
- a CDS encoding 50S ribosomal protein L1, whose amino-acid sequence MGKKGKRFKRVQELVAAGEAPFGVTRACELIKETASAKFDESIDVDIRLGVDPRHADQMVRGVVALPHGTGKEVRVVVLANEAKHAEAQEAGADHVGLDDIVDQIQKGWTDFDVMIATPDVMAKVGRLGRVLGPRGLMPNPKSGTVTMDVAAAVKDVKAGKIDFRVDKFGNLHTAIGKASFEQDAIQANLEAFLKEVIRLRPAAAKGTYVKSITISTTMGPGIPVDRNEVLNALR is encoded by the coding sequence ATGGGAAAGAAGGGCAAGCGATTCAAGCGCGTCCAGGAATTGGTGGCAGCGGGCGAAGCGCCTTTTGGCGTTACGCGCGCTTGCGAACTGATTAAGGAGACCGCTTCTGCCAAGTTTGACGAGTCCATTGACGTGGACATTCGCCTGGGCGTCGATCCGCGCCACGCCGACCAGATGGTGCGTGGTGTCGTCGCGCTTCCGCACGGTACCGGCAAGGAAGTGCGTGTGGTTGTGCTGGCCAATGAGGCCAAGCACGCTGAAGCACAGGAAGCTGGTGCCGACCACGTCGGTCTGGACGACATCGTCGATCAGATCCAGAAAGGGTGGACGGACTTCGACGTCATGATTGCCACACCGGACGTGATGGCCAAGGTCGGTCGTCTGGGTCGCGTGCTGGGTCCCCGTGGGCTCATGCCGAACCCGAAGTCGGGCACGGTCACCATGGATGTCGCGGCTGCCGTGAAGGACGTCAAGGCCGGCAAGATCGACTTCCGTGTCGACAAGTTCGGCAACCTGCACACCGCGATCGGCAAGGCCTCTTTTGAGCAGGATGCCATCCAGGCCAACCTGGAGGCCTTCCTGAAAGAGGTTATCCGCCTGCGTCCTGCCGCCGCCAAAGGCACCTACGTCAAGTCGATTACGATTTCGACGACCATGGGCCCCGGCATTCCGGTTGATCGCAACGAAGTCCTGAACGCGCTCCGCTAG
- a CDS encoding response regulator transcription factor, producing the protein MWILVIEDDDALKDLLRLGLTNAGYRVDVVTDGVDGEERARANAYDALVIDWRLPRRDGRAIVQNLRASGVQTPVLILTALDGLTHKVSGLDAGADDFLTKPFAMEELLARLRAVTRRPPGETKRFLAVGDIRLDLAALSASVGDQPLHLRPKEFAVLRELCSQAGVTVSRASLGDRVWGQDIHTTDNVIDVTLSGLRQKLRDSGSSTQLVTQRGVGYRLVPGA; encoded by the coding sequence ATGTGGATCCTGGTCATCGAGGATGACGATGCCCTGAAAGATCTGTTGCGGCTCGGGCTCACCAACGCCGGATACCGAGTCGACGTCGTCACAGACGGTGTTGACGGTGAAGAACGAGCCCGGGCAAATGCCTACGATGCACTTGTCATTGACTGGCGTCTCCCCAGACGGGACGGTCGGGCGATCGTGCAGAATCTGCGGGCCTCCGGCGTGCAAACGCCGGTTTTGATTCTGACGGCGCTCGATGGCCTCACGCACAAGGTCAGTGGCCTGGATGCTGGAGCCGACGATTTTCTGACCAAGCCTTTTGCCATGGAAGAACTCCTGGCACGGCTCAGGGCCGTCACTCGCCGGCCTCCAGGTGAAACCAAGCGATTCCTTGCCGTGGGCGATATCCGGCTGGACCTCGCAGCGCTGTCGGCATCGGTCGGGGACCAACCCCTCCACCTGCGGCCAAAAGAGTTCGCCGTACTGCGGGAATTGTGCAGCCAGGCAGGCGTGACAGTGTCCAGGGCCTCGCTGGGCGACCGGGTCTGGGGACAGGACATTCACACCACCGACAATGTCATAGACGTCACACTCTCGGGGCTGCGCCAGAAGCTTCGGGACTCGGGATCCAGTACACAGCTTGTGACCCAGCGAGGGGTCGGGTATCGGCTGGTTCCGGGCGCCTGA
- a CDS encoding 50S ribosomal protein L10 — protein sequence MTRAQKAEAIKELAEKLEQTPVIYLTDYIGLTVEQANNLRSAFRKSGVEFKVVKNTLLKRAMDQLGGYEELYDSLHGSTAVAFSEEPSAPARVLKDFLKESKLEIPSLKGAHVDGAVYGEGSLDTLAELKSKDELLGDILGLLMSPMTNIIGAVTAPGSTIAGAIKEIANKEG from the coding sequence ATGACACGCGCACAGAAGGCGGAGGCGATCAAAGAGCTTGCAGAGAAGCTCGAGCAGACCCCCGTCATCTATCTCACCGATTACATCGGACTGACCGTTGAGCAGGCCAACAACCTGCGCAGCGCATTTCGCAAGTCCGGCGTCGAGTTCAAGGTGGTCAAGAACACGCTGCTCAAGCGTGCGATGGACCAGCTCGGTGGCTACGAAGAACTCTACGATTCCCTGCACGGCTCCACCGCCGTCGCATTCAGTGAAGAGCCCAGCGCTCCGGCCCGCGTCCTGAAGGATTTCCTGAAGGAGTCCAAGCTGGAGATCCCGTCCCTGAAAGGCGCCCATGTCGATGGCGCCGTGTATGGCGAAGGATCTCTTGACACGCTGGCAGAACTGAAGTCCAAGGACGAACTCCTTGGCGACATCCTGGGACTGCTGATGTCCCCGATGACCAACATCATCGGTGCCGTCACGGCCCCTGGCTCCACCATCGCCGGCGCGATCAAAGAGATCGCCAACAAGGAAGGCTGA
- a CDS encoding copper resistance system multicopper oxidase, which translates to MQRRRFLRQTAGASLGLGLAGILPPWAMGHVAGPKARNSVDLRIAPLAGRVGGERARQTAINGTVPGPLLRFREGEEAVLRVTNGLNEDTSIHWHGLLLPYTMDGVPGLSFDGIPPGETFEYRFPIIQSGTYWYHSHSGLQEQLGVYAPLIIDPAHDHGPAFDREFVIVLSDWTFENPYKLLDNLIKDPTYYNYQRRTFVDLVEDGARQGLGQAIRSRLMWKRMRMDATDISDVTGATYTYLMNGHAPGDNWTGIFQPGERIRLRFINAGSATFFDVRIPGLPLTVIQADGQDVQPVDVEEFRIAPAETYDVLVSPGNAEAYTVFAEAMDRSGFAAGMLATHADATAHVPNRRKRPVRSMADMGHADHGAHSGDGQGAHGAAAEDPHAGHATPPAEDAHAGHATPPAEDAHAGHAMPPAQDAHAGHAMPPADPHAGHAMADAPSDLLPAGTVPPPMQHGPEDHGSSNAGVPGTVTSRLHEPGVGLGSDGWRVLTYADLRAVHPHDDAREPGRELELHITGNMERYMWSFDGKAFSEVTGPMRFEHGERLRLTLVNDTMMEHPIHLHGMWMVLENGTGDALPRKHTVNVKPAERLSVLVTADAPGLWAFHCHILYHMEMGMFRVVQVADSAMASGDGA; encoded by the coding sequence ATGCAAAGGCGACGGTTCTTACGCCAAACAGCCGGCGCAAGTCTGGGACTCGGACTCGCCGGGATTCTGCCTCCCTGGGCGATGGGCCATGTTGCCGGACCGAAGGCCCGGAACAGCGTGGACCTGCGTATCGCCCCGCTGGCAGGCCGGGTAGGTGGCGAGCGTGCCCGTCAGACTGCCATCAATGGCACGGTACCCGGCCCGCTTCTCAGATTTCGGGAAGGAGAGGAGGCGGTACTCCGCGTGACCAACGGGTTGAACGAGGACACATCCATTCACTGGCACGGGCTTCTGCTTCCGTACACCATGGACGGTGTGCCGGGACTGAGCTTCGATGGCATCCCTCCCGGCGAGACGTTTGAGTACCGATTCCCCATCATTCAATCCGGCACGTACTGGTACCACAGCCACAGCGGCCTTCAGGAGCAACTCGGTGTTTACGCGCCCCTGATCATCGACCCCGCGCACGACCACGGGCCCGCATTCGACCGGGAATTCGTGATTGTGCTCAGTGACTGGACGTTCGAGAACCCGTACAAGCTGCTGGACAACCTGATCAAGGATCCCACCTACTACAACTACCAGCGGCGAACCTTCGTCGACCTTGTAGAGGATGGGGCCAGGCAGGGTCTGGGGCAGGCCATCCGCTCCCGCCTGATGTGGAAGCGCATGCGCATGGACGCCACCGACATCTCGGATGTCACCGGCGCCACCTACACCTACCTCATGAACGGGCACGCCCCGGGAGACAACTGGACCGGCATCTTCCAGCCGGGCGAGCGGATCAGGCTCCGCTTCATCAATGCCGGGAGCGCGACGTTCTTCGATGTGCGCATCCCGGGCCTGCCGCTGACCGTCATTCAGGCTGACGGCCAGGACGTGCAGCCGGTCGATGTCGAGGAGTTTCGCATCGCTCCGGCGGAGACGTACGATGTGCTCGTCTCGCCCGGAAACGCAGAGGCGTACACGGTCTTCGCGGAGGCGATGGACCGCAGCGGTTTTGCTGCCGGCATGCTCGCCACGCACGCGGACGCGACGGCCCATGTGCCGAATCGCCGGAAGCGGCCGGTTCGCTCGATGGCGGACATGGGACACGCAGATCACGGAGCGCACTCGGGCGATGGGCAGGGAGCCCATGGAGCGGCGGCAGAAGACCCGCACGCCGGTCACGCCACGCCACCGGCAGAAGACGCGCACGCCGGCCATGCCACGCCACCGGCAGAAGACGCACACGCCGGCCACGCCATGCCGCCGGCTCAGGACGCGCACGCCGGCCACGCCATGCCGCCGGCAGATCCGCACGCAGGCCACGCCATGGCCGATGCCCCCTCCGACCTGCTCCCCGCAGGCACCGTTCCGCCTCCGATGCAGCACGGCCCGGAGGACCACGGATCCTCGAATGCAGGGGTTCCGGGCACCGTTACCAGCAGATTGCATGAGCCCGGAGTGGGGCTCGGCAGCGACGGCTGGCGCGTGCTGACCTACGCGGATCTACGCGCCGTACACCCTCATGACGACGCCCGCGAGCCGGGTCGGGAGTTGGAGCTGCACATCACCGGTAACATGGAGCGCTACATGTGGTCGTTTGACGGCAAGGCGTTCTCCGAAGTGACGGGGCCTATGCGGTTCGAGCACGGGGAGCGCCTCAGACTGACCCTGGTGAATGACACCATGATGGAGCACCCGATTCATCTGCATGGCATGTGGATGGTGCTCGAGAACGGAACGGGAGACGCACTTCCCAGAAAGCATACGGTCAACGTCAAGCCCGCCGAGCGCCTTTCGGTGCTCGTCACGGCCGACGCCCCGGGTCTGTGGGCCTTCCACTGCCATATCCTCTATCACATGGAAATGGGCATGTTCAGGGTGGTCCAGGTGGCAGACTCTGCCATGGCTTCTGGCGACGGCGCATGA